Proteins from a genomic interval of Cupriavidus pauculus:
- a CDS encoding DUF1800 domain-containing protein, translating into MTDRRSGWRARATGRLALLAVTACLLAACATGDQAGGGGPLTAADLRWLNTVSFGADQASAAHLQAVGRQRYLDEQLAMPLADPPPLAAAIAALPVSEGDALQRTQALRAERQRIQTLPDDDAKQQAREALNRQGRELVVDTARRHLLRALYSPAQLREQMTWFWMNHFNVYAGKGQVRYALADFEARAIRPHALGKFRDLLMATVTAPAMLEYLDNAQSSANRINENYARELMELHTLGVAGGPSGSRYTQQDVQELARVLTGLGINARGEPPRLAPARAALYRADGLFEFNPNRHDFGPKTLLGHAIAPAGFAEVEQAVAILARDPATARFISTRLATYFVADNPPPQLVGQMADTFARTDGDIAAVLRTMFRSSWFDRAAADGARKFKDPMVFVVSSMRLAYDGRPVTNLRPVINWLNQLGEPLYGHVAPDGYPLTESAWASSGQLVKRFEIARAIGSGPAGLFQDESGQPSAQRGFPMPNNRVFYTLVEGTLGPATRQALSQAGSQPEWNAVLLSSPEWMQR; encoded by the coding sequence ATGACTGACCGACGATCTGGCTGGCGCGCCCGCGCCACGGGCCGCCTGGCGCTGCTGGCGGTGACGGCCTGCCTGCTGGCCGCGTGCGCCACCGGCGATCAGGCCGGCGGCGGGGGCCCGCTGACCGCGGCGGACCTGCGCTGGTTGAACACCGTCAGCTTTGGCGCCGACCAGGCCAGCGCCGCGCATCTGCAGGCCGTCGGCCGCCAGCGCTATCTCGACGAACAGCTTGCGATGCCGCTGGCCGATCCGCCGCCGCTGGCCGCCGCCATCGCCGCGCTGCCGGTCAGCGAGGGCGACGCGCTGCAGCGGACGCAGGCGCTGCGCGCCGAGCGCCAGCGCATCCAGACGCTGCCCGACGATGACGCGAAGCAGCAGGCGCGCGAGGCGCTGAACCGGCAGGGCCGCGAGCTGGTGGTGGACACCGCGCGCCGGCACCTGCTGCGCGCGCTGTATTCGCCGGCGCAGTTGCGCGAGCAGATGACGTGGTTCTGGATGAACCATTTCAACGTCTACGCGGGCAAGGGGCAGGTCCGCTACGCGCTGGCCGACTTCGAGGCGCGCGCCATCCGGCCGCACGCGCTGGGCAAGTTCCGCGACCTGCTGATGGCCACGGTGACCGCGCCGGCCATGCTCGAATACCTCGACAACGCCCAGAGCAGCGCTAACCGCATCAACGAGAACTACGCGCGCGAGCTGATGGAGCTGCATACGCTGGGCGTGGCGGGCGGGCCCAGCGGGTCGCGCTATACGCAGCAGGACGTGCAGGAGCTGGCGCGCGTGCTGACCGGGCTCGGCATCAACGCACGGGGCGAGCCGCCCAGGCTGGCGCCGGCGCGCGCGGCGCTGTACCGCGCGGACGGCCTGTTCGAGTTCAATCCGAACCGGCACGATTTCGGGCCCAAGACGCTGCTGGGCCATGCCATCGCGCCGGCCGGCTTTGCCGAGGTGGAGCAGGCCGTGGCGATCCTGGCGCGCGACCCGGCCACGGCCCGCTTCATCTCGACCCGGCTGGCCACCTATTTCGTGGCCGACAACCCGCCGCCGCAGCTTGTGGGGCAGATGGCCGATACCTTCGCCCGCACCGACGGCGACATCGCCGCCGTGCTGCGCACGATGTTCCGATCGAGCTGGTTCGACCGTGCGGCCGCCGATGGCGCGCGCAAGTTCAAGGACCCGATGGTGTTCGTGGTGTCGTCGATGCGCCTGGCGTACGACGGCCGGCCCGTGACCAACCTGCGCCCGGTGATCAACTGGCTCAACCAGCTTGGCGAGCCGCTGTACGGCCACGTGGCGCCCGACGGCTATCCGCTCACGGAGAGCGCGTGGGCCAGTTCGGGCCAGCTCGTGAAGCGCTTCGAGATCGCGCGCGCCATCGGCAGCGGGCCGGCGGGGCTGTTCCAGGACGAAAGCGGCCAGCCGTCGGCACAGCGCGGTTTCCCGATGCCGAACAACCGCGTGTTCTACACGCTGGTCGAGGGCACGCTGGGGCCGGCCACGCGGCAGGCGCTGTCGCAGGCCGGATCGCAACCCGAATGGAACGCGGTGCTGCTCAGTTCGCCGGAATGGATGCAGCGGTAG
- a CDS encoding DUF1501 domain-containing protein — protein sequence MNRRHWLQAMGHAGITLALPAVTSRVFALPAQADARFLLVFLRGGYDAANVLVPAGNDFYQASRPTIAIRPPVPPGAAPDPAAALPLGVDGWALHPALGATLLPMWQRQQLAAVPFAGTADLSRSHFETQDSIEAGQGGDGHGGGVPQGSGFLNRLTQAMGGQAAPVAFTDGLPMVLSGAVNVPNVSLKGNGRAPLDARQTQAIARMYAGTRFESLIAEGFELRQTVAEQAEAMRRHDAAMRAGGDTMAGRMQEMQAASRRALSARGFEQEARRMAGLMRDRFNLGFIDVGGWDTHVNQGGAQGQLAGLLDNLGRGIAGFAEEMGPAWRQTTVVAISEFGRTFRENGTRGTDHGHGTVYWVAGGNVRGGRLAGEQAAVAPSTLNQGRDYPVLNDYRAVLGGLFARLYGLDEARLARVFPGSRPRDLGLV from the coding sequence ATGAATCGACGCCATTGGCTCCAGGCCATGGGCCACGCGGGCATCACGCTGGCGCTGCCGGCCGTGACATCGCGCGTGTTCGCGCTGCCGGCGCAGGCCGACGCCCGCTTCCTGCTGGTATTCCTGCGCGGCGGCTACGACGCCGCCAACGTGCTGGTGCCGGCCGGCAACGATTTCTACCAGGCGTCGCGGCCGACCATCGCCATCCGCCCGCCGGTGCCGCCCGGTGCCGCGCCCGACCCCGCGGCGGCGCTGCCGCTGGGCGTGGACGGCTGGGCGCTGCATCCCGCGCTGGGGGCGACGCTGTTGCCGATGTGGCAGCGCCAGCAACTGGCCGCCGTGCCGTTCGCGGGCACCGCCGACCTGTCGCGCAGCCATTTCGAGACCCAGGACAGCATCGAGGCCGGGCAGGGCGGCGATGGCCACGGCGGCGGCGTGCCGCAGGGGAGCGGCTTCCTGAACCGGCTGACGCAGGCCATGGGCGGGCAGGCCGCGCCGGTGGCGTTCACCGATGGGCTGCCGATGGTGCTGTCCGGCGCCGTCAACGTGCCCAACGTCTCGCTGAAGGGCAACGGCCGCGCGCCGCTGGATGCGCGGCAGACGCAGGCCATCGCCCGCATGTACGCGGGCACGCGCTTCGAGTCACTGATTGCCGAAGGCTTTGAGCTGCGCCAGACCGTGGCCGAGCAGGCCGAGGCCATGCGGCGCCATGACGCGGCCATGCGCGCTGGCGGCGACACCATGGCCGGACGGATGCAGGAAATGCAGGCGGCCAGCCGGCGCGCGCTAAGCGCCCGGGGCTTCGAGCAGGAAGCGCGCCGCATGGCCGGCCTGATGCGCGACCGCTTCAACCTGGGCTTTATCGACGTCGGCGGCTGGGACACCCACGTCAACCAGGGCGGCGCGCAGGGCCAGCTGGCCGGCCTGCTGGACAACCTGGGCCGGGGCATCGCCGGGTTTGCCGAGGAAATGGGCCCGGCGTGGCGCCAGACCACGGTGGTGGCGATCTCCGAATTCGGCCGCACCTTCCGCGAGAACGGCACGCGCGGCACCGACCACGGCCACGGCACGGTCTACTGGGTGGCCGGCGGCAACGTGCGCGGCGGACGGCTGGCGGGCGAGCAGGCGGCCGTGGCGCCATCGACGCTCAACCAGGGGCGCGACTACCCCGTGCTCAACGACTACCGGGCCGTGCTGGGCGGCCTGTTCGCGCGGCTGTACGGGCTGGACGAGGCGCGGCTGGCGCGCGTGTTCCCGGGCAGCCGGCCGCGCGATCTGGGGCTGGTCTGA
- a CDS encoding EAL domain-containing protein, whose protein sequence is MSRPLTPSIADCLEHRLLRPVFQPIGSLVTGDIFGYEALIRGPAGTALESPVALFAEAARAGCHVELERMAARVSIGVFMASRLPGKLFLNYSADSLRDIEDTRDEVRTFLQTQGLPSDRIVLELTEQAPLGPLESLAKAVFSIRSRGAQFALDDYGTGHASLGQWIALKPDYVKIARVIIDGVAASPFQREALQALCKLARTSGTRLIAEGIEQEDDLVVCRDLDIDFAQGYLLARPSPEPPLTLSDAALRALHRGRLRVAK, encoded by the coding sequence TTGTCGCGACCCCTGACGCCATCCATTGCCGATTGCCTCGAACACCGATTGCTGCGGCCGGTTTTCCAGCCGATTGGCTCGCTCGTGACGGGCGACATCTTCGGATATGAGGCGCTGATCCGTGGCCCGGCCGGCACCGCGCTGGAAAGCCCCGTGGCGCTGTTCGCCGAGGCCGCCCGCGCCGGCTGCCACGTCGAACTGGAGCGGATGGCCGCGCGCGTGTCGATCGGCGTGTTCATGGCGTCGCGGCTGCCCGGCAAGCTGTTCTTGAACTACAGCGCCGATTCGCTGCGCGACATCGAGGACACGCGCGACGAGGTGCGGACGTTCCTGCAGACGCAGGGGCTGCCGTCGGACCGCATCGTGCTGGAGCTGACCGAACAGGCCCCGCTGGGGCCGCTGGAATCGCTGGCCAAGGCCGTGTTCTCGATCCGCAGCCGCGGCGCGCAGTTCGCGCTGGACGACTACGGCACCGGCCACGCCAGCCTGGGCCAGTGGATCGCGCTGAAACCCGACTACGTGAAGATCGCCCGCGTCATCATCGACGGCGTGGCCGCGTCGCCATTCCAGCGCGAGGCGCTGCAGGCGCTATGCAAGCTCGCGCGCACGTCCGGCACGCGCCTGATCGCCGAAGGCATCGAACAGGAAGACGACCTCGTGGTCTGCCGCGACCTCGACATCGACTTCGCGCAGGGCTACCTGCTGGCCCGCCCATCGCCTGAGCCCCCGCTCACGCTGTCCGACGCGGCGCTGCGCGCGCTGCATCGGGGGCGATTGCGGGTGGCGAAGTAG
- a CDS encoding penicillin-binding protein 1A, with amino-acid sequence MPASMSLPDYTTHIAPRLARLRQHLRRPSRRTVLLALAGLPALLLLYVLLLVPFTPGISDIRKAKSEQPAQVLSADGKELAVYRWANRDWVKLADISPNVVNALIATEDHRFYQHFGLDWRRTASAALHTFSGDRQGGSTITQQLARNRYPDDIGRAPTLTRKLKEAITALKIEALYSKDEILETYLNTVPFLYNAFGIEMAARTYFDKPADKLDVLEAATLIGMLKGNSYYNPVLNPQRALERRNIVLAQMVKRGKLDAARYDQLKKRPLRIDFERQVEEPGPAAHFAQQLRKWLIAWADRNDYNLYTDGLVVHTTIDSRLQAMANLAVARQGNQLQSIANAAWAPRAGWAESRALVQQFVRETPEFRAAVAGGQPEADALQHLMRDNAFMQALRQSKTRVQAGFLAMDPVTGEVRAWVGSRDFTVDAFDHVAQARRQPGSTFKPFVYGAAFANGQSPDETIIDQPVELKLAGGEIWRPTDESPATGRAMSLRDGLVYSKNTITAQLVQTVGADRVARLARAMGVRESKLDEVPSLALGTSPVSLKEMVSAYGSIANGGQYLAPTMITSIADRDGNVLARFHPASPERALSPAANATLLDVMRDVVDRGTGTAIRTRYGIRADVAGKTGTTQDNADGWFILMHPQLVAGAWVGFNDSRVTLRSDYWGQGAHSALPMVGDFYQRALRGRIIDARARFAEVDQRTWYSGLTDSVRGWYQKLFASDTPDETVPTPRPAPRRPVLPATDADAMPPASAPPATTDNGMALDPGEVVEAAPPAGQDGAGNGEASAVPAEPAPAEMGVGGAGAGAGAGAGAGAGAGAGGGAGAGAGAGAGAGAGAGGGAGAGAGAGAGAGAGAGAGAGAGAGAGAGAGAGAGAGAGAGAGAGAGAGAGAGATGAGAPPSSGASTPAPL; translated from the coding sequence ATGCCCGCGTCAATGTCCCTGCCCGACTACACGACCCACATCGCCCCCCGGCTGGCCCGGCTGCGGCAGCATCTGCGCCGCCCGAGCCGGCGCACCGTGCTGCTGGCCCTGGCCGGGCTGCCCGCCCTGCTCCTGCTCTATGTCCTGCTGCTGGTGCCGTTCACGCCAGGCATCAGCGACATCCGCAAGGCCAAGTCCGAGCAGCCGGCGCAGGTGCTGTCGGCGGACGGCAAGGAACTGGCGGTCTACCGCTGGGCCAACCGCGACTGGGTCAAGCTGGCCGATATCTCGCCCAATGTGGTCAATGCGCTGATCGCCACCGAAGACCACCGCTTCTACCAGCATTTCGGGCTCGACTGGCGCCGCACGGCATCGGCGGCGCTGCACACGTTCTCGGGCGACCGCCAGGGCGGGTCGACGATCACCCAGCAGCTTGCGCGCAACCGCTATCCGGACGACATCGGCCGGGCGCCCACGCTGACGCGCAAGCTCAAGGAGGCGATCACGGCGCTGAAGATCGAGGCGCTCTATTCAAAGGACGAGATCCTTGAGACGTACCTGAACACGGTGCCGTTCCTGTACAACGCGTTCGGCATCGAGATGGCCGCCCGGACCTACTTCGACAAACCGGCGGACAAGCTGGACGTGCTGGAGGCCGCCACGCTGATCGGCATGCTCAAGGGCAACAGCTACTACAACCCCGTGCTGAACCCCCAGCGCGCGCTGGAGCGCCGCAATATCGTGCTGGCGCAGATGGTCAAGCGCGGCAAGCTCGACGCCGCCCGCTACGATCAGCTCAAGAAGCGTCCGCTGCGGATCGACTTCGAGCGCCAGGTGGAGGAACCGGGCCCGGCCGCCCACTTCGCGCAGCAACTGCGCAAATGGCTGATCGCCTGGGCCGACCGCAACGACTACAACCTCTACACCGACGGGCTGGTGGTCCACACGACCATCGATTCGCGGCTGCAGGCCATGGCCAACCTGGCCGTGGCGCGCCAGGGCAACCAGCTCCAGTCGATTGCCAACGCGGCCTGGGCGCCGCGCGCCGGCTGGGCCGAAAGCCGCGCGCTGGTGCAGCAGTTCGTGCGCGAGACCCCGGAGTTCCGCGCCGCCGTGGCCGGCGGCCAGCCCGAGGCCGACGCGCTGCAGCACCTGATGCGCGACAACGCGTTCATGCAGGCGCTGCGCCAGAGCAAGACGCGCGTGCAGGCCGGCTTCCTGGCGATGGACCCCGTCACCGGCGAGGTCCGCGCCTGGGTGGGCAGCCGCGATTTCACCGTCGACGCCTTCGACCACGTGGCGCAGGCGCGCCGCCAGCCCGGCTCCACGTTCAAGCCGTTCGTCTACGGCGCCGCCTTCGCCAACGGCCAGAGCCCCGACGAGACGATCATCGACCAGCCCGTCGAGCTGAAGCTGGCCGGCGGCGAGATCTGGCGCCCCACCGACGAATCGCCCGCCACGGGCCGCGCCATGAGCCTGCGCGACGGCCTGGTGTATTCCAAGAACACGATTACCGCGCAACTGGTGCAGACCGTCGGCGCCGACCGCGTGGCCCGCCTGGCCCGCGCGATGGGCGTGCGCGAGAGCAAGCTGGACGAGGTGCCGTCCCTGGCGCTGGGCACGAGCCCCGTGTCGCTGAAGGAGATGGTCAGCGCCTACGGCTCCATCGCCAACGGCGGCCAGTACCTGGCGCCGACCATGATCACCAGCATCGCCGACCGCGACGGCAACGTGCTGGCCCGCTTCCACCCGGCATCGCCCGAGCGCGCGCTGTCGCCGGCCGCCAACGCCACGCTGCTCGACGTGATGCGCGACGTGGTGGACCGCGGCACCGGCACGGCCATCCGCACGCGCTACGGCATCCGCGCCGACGTGGCCGGCAAGACCGGCACCACGCAGGACAACGCCGACGGCTGGTTCATCCTGATGCACCCGCAGCTGGTGGCAGGCGCATGGGTCGGCTTCAATGACAGCCGCGTGACACTGCGCAGCGACTACTGGGGCCAGGGCGCCCACAGCGCGCTGCCGATGGTTGGCGACTTCTACCAGCGCGCCCTGCGCGGCCGCATCATCGACGCCCGGGCCCGCTTTGCCGAAGTCGACCAGCGCACGTGGTACTCGGGCCTGACCGATTCGGTACGCGGCTGGTATCAGAAGCTGTTCGCATCCGACACGCCCGACGAAACGGTCCCGACGCCACGCCCGGCACCCCGCCGCCCCGTGCTGCCCGCCACCGACGCCGACGCCATGCCCCCGGCATCGGCACCGCCCGCCACGACCGACAACGGTATGGCGCTTGATCCCGGCGAAGTCGTGGAAGCCGCGCCGCCAGCGGGTCAGGATGGTGCGGGGAATGGCGAGGCATCAGCGGTGCCAGCCGAGCCGGCGCCGGCGGAGATGGGGGTTGGTGGTGCTGGTGCTGGTGCTGGTGCTGGTGCTGGTGCTGGTGCTGGTGCTGGTGCTGGTGGTGGTGCTGGTGCTGGTGCTGGTGCTGGTGCTGGTGCTGGTGCTGGTGCTGGTGGTGGTGCTGGTGCTGGTGCTGGTGCTGGTGCTGGTGCTGGTGCTGGTGCTGGTGCTGGTGCTGGTGCTGGCGCGGGGGCTGGCGCGGGGGCTGGCGCGGGGGCGGGGGCTGGGGCTGGGGCTGGTGCTGGGGCTGGTGCTGGTGCCGGTGCAGGTGCCGGTGCTACCGGAGCCGGAGCCCCACCGTCGTCCGGCGCATCAACGCCCGCACCACTCTGA
- a CDS encoding porin, protein MKKALFALAAAGTCALSGVASAQSSTSVTLYGIADAGIEFANHSGTAAANGSKAMVSSGNMSGSRWGLRGAEDLGGGLKAIFTLESGFDIDTGTSGQGSRLFGRQAFVGLQGTFGSVTLGRQQNSLYDLFGAYDPMGVGPKYSLNSVDSAFNGRADNALKYTGKFGGLTATAFYSTGRDSTVANSTEVPGNYKVGRNFGAGLAYNAGPFSIGTAYDQYQGNTVATDDRAVKRWAVGGSYDLGVAKVFAGYRWMRDDGVASATTASVRNNVYWLGGLYRVTQALSLTGAAYYTYTHNSGNDPWLFVLSADYAFSKRTDAYLNVGYTKNKGTSALSMSSSAPVVPGSNQTGAVVGIRHRF, encoded by the coding sequence GTGAAGAAAGCACTATTTGCCCTGGCGGCCGCGGGTACCTGCGCACTCTCCGGCGTGGCGTCGGCACAGTCCTCCACCTCCGTGACGCTGTACGGTATCGCCGATGCCGGTATCGAATTCGCCAACCACTCGGGTACCGCCGCGGCCAATGGCAGCAAGGCCATGGTCAGCTCGGGCAACATGTCCGGTTCGCGCTGGGGTCTGCGCGGCGCCGAAGACCTCGGCGGCGGCCTGAAGGCCATCTTCACGCTGGAGTCGGGCTTCGACATCGATACCGGCACGTCGGGCCAGGGCAGCCGCCTGTTCGGCCGCCAGGCTTTCGTGGGCCTGCAAGGCACGTTCGGCTCGGTGACCCTGGGTCGCCAGCAGAACTCGCTGTACGACCTGTTCGGCGCCTACGACCCGATGGGCGTGGGCCCGAAGTACTCGCTGAACTCGGTTGACTCGGCCTTCAACGGCCGCGCCGACAACGCGCTGAAGTACACCGGCAAGTTCGGCGGCCTGACCGCCACGGCCTTCTACAGCACGGGCCGCGATTCGACCGTCGCCAACAGCACCGAAGTGCCGGGCAACTACAAGGTTGGCCGCAACTTCGGCGCCGGCCTGGCCTACAACGCCGGCCCGTTCTCGATCGGCACCGCCTACGACCAGTACCAGGGCAACACGGTTGCCACCGACGACCGCGCCGTCAAGCGCTGGGCCGTTGGCGGTTCGTACGACCTGGGCGTGGCCAAGGTGTTCGCCGGCTACCGCTGGATGCGTGACGACGGCGTGGCCTCGGCCACGACCGCCTCGGTGCGCAACAACGTCTACTGGCTGGGCGGCCTGTACCGCGTGACGCAGGCCCTGTCGCTGACGGGCGCCGCCTACTACACGTACACCCACAACAGCGGCAACGACCCGTGGCTGTTCGTGCTGTCGGCCGACTACGCGTTCTCGAAGCGCACGGACGCCTACCTGAACGTTGGCTACACGAAGAACAAGGGCACGTCGGCACTGTCGATGAGCAGCTCGGCCCCGGTCGTTCCGGGTTCGAACCAGACCGGCGCCGTCGTCGGTATCCGTCACCGCTTCTAA
- the katG gene encoding catalase/peroxidase HPI gives MNIGKTLRVSMLAVAVSAALATTPLMAKTDVTPNSFWWPEQLDLSPLRFNAAESDPMGKAFNYAEEFKSLDLQAVKRDIAVLMKTSQDWWPADFGNYGPFFIRMAWHGAGVYRTFDGRGGANGAQQRFEPLNSWPDNVGLDKARRLLWPIKQKYGKKISWGDLMVLAGNVALEEMGFKTFGYAGGRVDDWEAEMVNWGPEKKMLAHKRTDAKGALQKPLAASEMGLIYVNPEGPGGKPDPLASAKEIRETFGRMSMDDVDTVALIAGGHTFGKAHGAYKPAGCVGKEPAAAGLEEQGLGWTGKCGTGKGVDTVSSGLEGAWSTNPTRWTHEFLTWLYSFEWETTRGPGGAIQWVPKNNASANFVPDAHDPKKRHKLMMFTTDIALKMDPEYRKISKRFLENPKEFEDAFARAWFKLMHRDLGPKSRYLGAEVPKEDLIWQDPIPKVDHKLVDDNDVAKLKTTILASGLTIPELVRTAWASAATFRVTDMRGGANGARIRLAPQKDWAVNDPAELAKVLKRLEAIQTDFNTAQQASGKKVSLADLIVLGGSAAVEEAASKGGHKVKVPFTPGRMDASAAQTSVQSFSVLEPVADGFRNYYGKQSHRAPTEMLVERASYLNLRVPEMTVLVGGLRALDANAGGSKHGVFTNRPGTLSNDFFVNLLDQSTKWSKSAKQPGLYEGQDRATGKVRWQATPVDLVFGSNAELRAVAEVYGSNDSKEKFVQDFVNAWVKVMNLDRFDRS, from the coding sequence ATGAACATCGGAAAAACATTAAGAGTTTCTATGCTCGCCGTGGCGGTGTCTGCCGCGCTGGCCACCACGCCGCTGATGGCCAAGACCGACGTGACGCCCAACAGCTTCTGGTGGCCCGAGCAACTGGACCTGAGCCCGCTGCGCTTCAATGCGGCCGAGTCGGACCCGATGGGCAAGGCGTTCAACTACGCGGAAGAGTTCAAGTCGCTCGACCTGCAGGCGGTGAAGCGTGACATCGCGGTGCTGATGAAGACATCGCAGGACTGGTGGCCGGCCGACTTCGGCAACTATGGCCCGTTCTTCATCCGCATGGCCTGGCACGGCGCGGGCGTCTACCGGACGTTCGACGGCCGGGGTGGCGCCAACGGCGCCCAGCAGCGCTTCGAGCCGCTCAACAGCTGGCCCGACAACGTTGGCCTGGACAAGGCCCGCCGCCTGCTGTGGCCGATCAAACAGAAGTACGGCAAGAAGATCTCCTGGGGCGACCTGATGGTGCTGGCCGGCAACGTCGCGCTGGAAGAAATGGGCTTCAAGACGTTCGGCTACGCCGGCGGCCGGGTCGATGACTGGGAAGCCGAGATGGTGAACTGGGGCCCGGAGAAGAAGATGCTGGCCCACAAGCGCACCGACGCCAAGGGCGCGCTGCAAAAGCCGCTGGCAGCCAGCGAGATGGGTCTGATCTACGTGAACCCGGAAGGCCCGGGCGGCAAGCCCGATCCGCTGGCATCGGCCAAGGAAATCCGCGAGACCTTTGGCCGCATGAGCATGGATGACGTGGACACCGTCGCGCTGATCGCCGGCGGCCACACCTTCGGCAAGGCACACGGCGCCTACAAGCCGGCCGGCTGCGTGGGCAAGGAGCCCGCCGCCGCCGGGCTGGAAGAGCAGGGCCTGGGCTGGACCGGCAAGTGCGGCACGGGCAAGGGCGTGGATACGGTCAGCAGCGGCCTGGAAGGCGCCTGGTCGACCAACCCGACGCGCTGGACCCACGAATTCCTGACCTGGCTCTACAGCTTCGAGTGGGAAACCACGCGCGGCCCGGGCGGCGCGATCCAGTGGGTGCCGAAGAACAACGCGAGCGCCAATTTCGTGCCGGACGCCCACGACCCCAAGAAGCGCCACAAGCTGATGATGTTCACGACCGACATCGCGCTGAAGATGGACCCCGAGTACCGCAAGATCTCGAAGCGCTTCCTGGAGAACCCCAAGGAGTTCGAGGACGCCTTCGCCCGCGCGTGGTTCAAGCTGATGCACCGCGACCTCGGGCCGAAGTCGCGCTACCTGGGCGCCGAGGTGCCCAAGGAAGACCTGATCTGGCAGGACCCGATCCCCAAGGTCGACCACAAGCTCGTCGATGACAACGACGTGGCCAAGCTCAAGACCACGATCCTGGCATCGGGCCTGACGATTCCGGAACTGGTGCGCACCGCGTGGGCGTCGGCAGCCACCTTCCGCGTGACCGACATGCGCGGCGGCGCCAATGGCGCGCGGATCCGGCTGGCCCCGCAGAAGGACTGGGCCGTGAACGACCCGGCGGAACTGGCCAAGGTGCTCAAGCGCCTGGAGGCGATCCAGACGGACTTCAACACGGCGCAGCAGGCCAGCGGCAAGAAGGTGTCGCTGGCGGACCTGATCGTGCTGGGTGGCTCGGCGGCCGTGGAGGAAGCGGCCAGCAAGGGCGGCCACAAGGTCAAGGTGCCGTTCACGCCGGGCCGGATGGACGCCTCGGCGGCACAGACCAGCGTGCAGTCGTTCTCGGTGCTGGAGCCGGTGGCTGACGGCTTCCGCAACTACTACGGCAAGCAGAGCCACCGCGCGCCCACCGAGATGCTGGTGGAACGCGCCAGCTACCTGAACCTGCGGGTGCCCGAGATGACGGTGCTGGTGGGCGGCCTGCGCGCGCTGGACGCCAATGCCGGCGGGTCGAAGCACGGCGTGTTCACGAATCGTCCCGGCACGCTGAGCAACGACTTCTTCGTGAACCTGCTCGACCAGTCGACCAAGTGGTCGAAGTCGGCAAAGCAGCCGGGCCTGTATGAAGGCCAGGACCGCGCCACGGGCAAGGTCCGCTGGCAGGCCACGCCGGTCGACCTCGTGTTCGGCTCGAACGCCGAGCTGCGCGCGGTGGCCGAGGTCTACGGCTCGAACGACAGCAAGGAGAAGTTCGTCCAGGACTTCGTCAACGCCTGGGTCAAGGTCATGAACCTCGACCGCTTCGATCGCAGCTGA
- a CDS encoding DUF2459 domain-containing protein, with the protein MRGVRRFILAAGTGVAITLAVAGCGVAPAAMASPPAARIAVVEQDWHTDVCLRMADADAPLQRLAAGYRDPMFLCFGFGDRQYLLDTAPGPLTLLSALLPGDGAILLTLLRDTPAAAFGADMVVELDIDAPGLDRLRAFLTDAVRTDDAGAPRMLGDGPYPGGRYFAATARYNGFYTCNTWTADALRAAGIPMHGPVLFAGGVMRQVRAVRATQTGSETAP; encoded by the coding sequence ATGCGCGGCGTGCGCCGGTTCATCCTCGCAGCGGGCACGGGCGTGGCGATCACGCTGGCGGTGGCTGGCTGCGGCGTGGCGCCGGCCGCGATGGCGTCGCCACCGGCCGCCCGCATCGCGGTGGTCGAGCAGGACTGGCACACCGACGTCTGCCTGCGCATGGCCGACGCCGACGCCCCGCTGCAACGCCTGGCGGCCGGCTATCGCGACCCGATGTTCCTGTGCTTCGGCTTTGGCGACCGCCAGTACTTATTGGACACCGCACCTGGCCCGCTGACGCTGCTGTCGGCCCTGCTGCCCGGCGACGGCGCGATCCTGCTGACACTGCTGCGGGACACCCCGGCCGCCGCGTTCGGCGCCGACATGGTCGTGGAACTCGACATCGACGCGCCGGGCCTGGACCGGCTGCGCGCGTTCCTGACCGACGCCGTGCGCACCGACGACGCCGGCGCGCCGCGGATGCTCGGCGACGGCCCGTATCCAGGCGGCCGCTACTTTGCCGCGACGGCGCGCTACAACGGCTTCTACACCTGCAATACCTGGACGGCCGACGCGCTGCGCGCGGCCGGCATTCCGATGCACGGGCCGGTGCTGTTCGCGGGCGGCGTCATGCGGCAGGTGCGGGCGGTGCGGGCAACACAGACGGGAAGCGAAACGGCCCCCTGA